A portion of the Symphalangus syndactylus isolate Jambi chromosome 13, NHGRI_mSymSyn1-v2.1_pri, whole genome shotgun sequence genome contains these proteins:
- the CDK2AP1 gene encoding cyclin-dependent kinase 2-associated protein 1 isoform X3: protein MSYKPNLAAHMPAAALNAGDVHSPSTSMATSSQYRQLLSDYGPPSLGYTQGTGNSQVPQSKYAELLAIIEELGKEIRPTYAGSKSAMERLKRGIIHARGLVRECLAETERNARS from the exons ATGTCTTACAAACCGAACTTGGCCGCGCACATGCCCGCCGCCGCCCTCAACGCCGGTGA TGTCCACTCGCCTTCCACCAGCATGGCGACGTCTTCACAGTACCGCCAGCTGCTCAGTGACTACGGGCCACCGTCCCTAGGCTACACCCAG GGAACTGGGAACAGCCAGGTGCCCCAAAGCAAATACGCGGAGCTGCTGGCCATCATTGAAGAGCTGGGGAAGGAGATCAGACCCACGTATGCGGGGAGCAAGAGTGCCATGGAGAGGCTGAAGCGCG GCATCATTCACGCTAGAGGACTGGTTCGGGAGTGCTTGGCAGAAACGGAACGGAATGCCAGATCCTAG
- the CDK2AP1 gene encoding cyclin-dependent kinase 2-associated protein 1 isoform X2, producing MSYKPNLAAHMPAAALNAAGSVHSPSTSMATSSQYRQLLSDYGPPSLGYTQGTGNSQVPQSKYAELLAIIEELGKEIRPTYAGSKSAMERLKRGIIHARGLVRECLAETERNARS from the exons ATGTCTTACAAACCGAACTTGGCCGCGCACATGCCCGCCGCCGCCCTCAACGCCG ctgGGAGTGTCCACTCGCCTTCCACCAGCATGGCGACGTCTTCACAGTACCGCCAGCTGCTCAGTGACTACGGGCCACCGTCCCTAGGCTACACCCAG GGAACTGGGAACAGCCAGGTGCCCCAAAGCAAATACGCGGAGCTGCTGGCCATCATTGAAGAGCTGGGGAAGGAGATCAGACCCACGTATGCGGGGAGCAAGAGTGCCATGGAGAGGCTGAAGCGCG GCATCATTCACGCTAGAGGACTGGTTCGGGAGTGCTTGGCAGAAACGGAACGGAATGCCAGATCCTAG
- the MTRFR gene encoding mitochondrial translation release factor in rescue yields the protein MSTTGLFHFPTPLTRICPAPWGLRLWEKLTLLSPGIAVTPVQMAGKKDYPALLSLDENELEEQFVKGHGPGGQATNKTSNCVVLKHIPSGIVVKCHQTRSVDQNRKLARKILQEKVDVFYNGENSPVHKEKLEAAKKKQERKKRAKETLEKKKLLKELWESSKKVH from the exons ATGAGCACCACgggtttatttcattttcctacaCCACTGACCCGAATATGCCCGGCGCCATGGGGACTCCGGCTTTGGGAGAAGCTGACGTTGTTATCCCCAGGAATAGCTGTCACTCCGGTCCAGATGGCAGGCAAGAAGGACTACCCTGCACTGCTTTCCTTGGATGAGAATGAACTCGAAGAGCAGTTTGTCAAAGGACACGGCCCAGGGGGCCAGGCAACCAACAAAACCAGCAACTGCGTGGTGCTGAAGCACATCCCCTCGGGCATCGTTGTAAAG TGCCATCAGACAAGATCAGTTGATCAGAACAGAAAGCTAGCTCGGAAAATCCTACAAGAGAAAGTAGATGTTTTCTACAATGGTGAAAACAGTCCTGTTCACAAAGAAAAACTAGAAGCAgcgaagaaaaaacaagaaaggaaaaaaagagcaaaggaaaCCCTGGAAAAAAAGAAGCTACTGAAAGAACTGTGGGAGTCAAGTAAAAAGGTCCACTGA
- the CDK2AP1 gene encoding cyclin-dependent kinase 2-associated protein 1 isoform X4, producing MATSSQYRQLLSDYGPPSLGYTQGTGNSQVPQSKYAELLAIIEELGKEIRPTYAGSKSAMERLKRGIIHARGLVRECLAETERNARS from the exons ATGGCGACGTCTTCACAGTACCGCCAGCTGCTCAGTGACTACGGGCCACCGTCCCTAGGCTACACCCAG GGAACTGGGAACAGCCAGGTGCCCCAAAGCAAATACGCGGAGCTGCTGGCCATCATTGAAGAGCTGGGGAAGGAGATCAGACCCACGTATGCGGGGAGCAAGAGTGCCATGGAGAGGCTGAAGCGCG GCATCATTCACGCTAGAGGACTGGTTCGGGAGTGCTTGGCAGAAACGGAACGGAATGCCAGATCCTAG
- the CDK2AP1 gene encoding cyclin-dependent kinase 2-associated protein 1 isoform X1, which produces MEKLRTGGRGACLRSHSQEWHSWGWHEVQWGEQKRGAGSVHSPSTSMATSSQYRQLLSDYGPPSLGYTQGTGNSQVPQSKYAELLAIIEELGKEIRPTYAGSKSAMERLKRGIIHARGLVRECLAETERNARS; this is translated from the exons atggagaaactgaggactGGAGGGCGGGGGGCCTGTCTGAGGTCCCACAGCCAGGAGTGGCACAGCTGGGGCTGGCACGAAGTCCAGTGGGGAGAACAGAAAAGGGGAG ctgGGAGTGTCCACTCGCCTTCCACCAGCATGGCGACGTCTTCACAGTACCGCCAGCTGCTCAGTGACTACGGGCCACCGTCCCTAGGCTACACCCAG GGAACTGGGAACAGCCAGGTGCCCCAAAGCAAATACGCGGAGCTGCTGGCCATCATTGAAGAGCTGGGGAAGGAGATCAGACCCACGTATGCGGGGAGCAAGAGTGCCATGGAGAGGCTGAAGCGCG GCATCATTCACGCTAGAGGACTGGTTCGGGAGTGCTTGGCAGAAACGGAACGGAATGCCAGATCCTAG